In Osmia lignaria lignaria isolate PbOS001 chromosome 5, iyOsmLign1, whole genome shotgun sequence, a single genomic region encodes these proteins:
- the LOC117604708 gene encoding atrial natriuretic peptide receptor 1 isoform X5, whose translation MFCVIKMIWIKRMESSSCKQMFSISRKLLIAAIVYQTFCFISVSPENYEYSPRVYNVGVLMASHLNSPFDLERCGPAVDLALAEVNDFLSVHNVQLRKVQGSYPSCSGAAAPGLAADMHFRDNVIAFIGPACAFALEPVARLAAYWNTPIITGMGDQPPSEGELSVTSGILGRINKWKNESSGIFKDKSKYPTLTRMSYCQCRLRLVFSSIFKEFGWSHVALLLDRSDLFSWTVGKNLEYGLRKEGLLKFVRELDGNSEDEPYQFYLRDASMYARVVILSVRGTLVRKFMLAAHDLGMTKGDWAFLDVEIFQGSYWGDHDWELGDEDDAVARKAYEALLRVSLLQPTSPRFQDFAETVRQRALTDYSYSFSEGEEVNFFIGAFYDGVYLLGIALNETLSQGGDIRDGISITRRMWDRDFIGITGHVRIDDNGDRDADYSILDLDPITGRFEVVAHYLGLNREYSPVSGKKIHWPGGREGPPADVPECGFLENDPACTSRTEAYTFVAYTSLTLAVFLLVAVTATCVLYRHLRLSADLNNMSWRIRPEELLLEIGRPVSSKINLHQAISDVNNFGLEQRIRRGSQFSYESLPPTTVFTTVGIYKGERVAIKKITKKKVVDVTKKLLWEIKQVRDVTSENTVRFIGACLCSPSPTVLILTEYCPRGSLKDVLENDAIKLDWNFRMSLIHDIVKGMSYLHASEVSAHGKLRSCNCLIDGRFVLKISDFGLKTLTTPSDLIMDDNYYTKLLWIAPELLPLTVTPGSVATQKGDVYSFAIILEEIVVRGGPYETVKAFVSSQEIVNRVAASEIPPFRPEVMPKDCPPDILSLMERCWNEIQEERPTFHTIRGTIRGIMKGYCENLMDDLLRRMEQYANNLEALVEEKTEQLSLEKRRSEELLYQVLPRQVACQLMAGELVQPEQFECVTIYFSDIVGFTALCAQSTPMEVVDFLNDLYSTFDRIIEFYDVYKVETIGDAYMVVSGLPERNGDEHAREIGLMALAILDSVRSFTIMHKQNTQLSVRIGVHSGPVCAGVVGQKMPHYCLFGDTVNTASRMESSGLPLCIHVSEATKCILDKFGTFDLELRGEVELKGKGKVTSYWLKGCSEPDPRPPSPKYRKHSVSTPENNLNPLIFPPNNINGLKTNNNTFINLSELQ comes from the exons ATGTTTTGTGTTATTAAAATGATCTGGATAAAAAGAATGGAGAGTAGTTCATGTAAACAGATGTTTTCTATAAGTAGGAAATTGCTGATAGCCGCGATCGTTTATCAAACTTTCTGCTTCATCAGTGTTTCACCAG AGAATTATGAGTACTCTCCGAGGGTGTACAACGTTGGTGTGCTGATGGCTTCTCATTTGAATAGTCCTTTCGATCTTGAGAGATGTGGACCAGCTGTCGACCTAGCCTTGGCCGAAGTGAACGACTTCTTAAGTGTTCACAATGTGCAATTGCGTAAAGTTCAAGGAAG cTATCCATCCTGCAGCGGAGCCGCAGCACCCGGTTTAGCAGCCGACATGCACTTCCGGGACAACGTGATCGCTTTCATCGGTCCAGCTTGCGCCTTCGCCCTTGAACCTGTTGCAAGACTCGCGGCTTACTGGAACACTCCTATAATCACAGGAATGGGTGATCAA CCACCGTCGGAAGGTGAACTATCCGTAACATCAGGCATCCTTGGAAGAATCAATAAATGGAAGAACGAGAGCTCG GGAATTTTCAAGGACAAAAGCAAGTATCCAACTTTAACTAGAATGTCTTATTGCCAATGCCGTCTTCGACTGGTGTTCTCCAGTATATTTAAAGAATTCGGATGGTCCCACGTGGCGCTGCTATTGGACAGATCTGATTTATTCTCATGGACAGTTGGTAAAAACTTGGAGTACGGATTACGGAAAGAAGGATTGCTAAAGTTTGTCAGAGAACTGGATGGTAACTCGGAAGATGAaccttatcaattttatttgcgCGATGCCAGCATGTATGCCAGAG TGGTGATTCTCAGCGTCCGAGGTACCCTTGTCAGGAAATTCATGCTGGCTGCTCATGATCTAGGGATGACTAAGGGTGACTGGGCGTTCCTTGACGTGGAAATATTTCAG GGTTCCTATTGGGGTGACCACGATTGGGAGCTCGGCGACGAGGATGACGCTGTCGCCAGGAAAGCGTACGAGGCTCTTTTAAGAGTGTCTCTTTTGCAACCCACAAGTCCAAGATTCCAGGATTTCGCTGAGACTGTCCGTCAAAGAGCTTTAACAGACTACAGTTACTCGTTCTCAGAAGGAGAGGAA GTGAACTTCTTCATAGGAGCCTTCTATGATGGCGTATATTTGTTGGGGATAGCTTTGAACGAAACTCTGTCGCAAGGAGGAGACATCAGAGACGGTATATCTATAACCAGGAGAATGTGGGACCGAGATTTCATTGGTATTACAGGACACGTGAGGATTGACGACAATGGAGACCGTGACGCGGATTACAGTATCTTGGATTTGGATCCCATCACGGGAAG GTTCGAGGTGGTCGCTCATTACCTGGGATTGAACCGAGAATATAGTCCAGTCTCTGGTAAGAAGATTCATTGGCCTGGAGGTAGAGAAGGTCCACCCGCGGATGTTCCAGAATGCGGTTTCTTGGAAAACGATCCTGCTTGCACTTCCAGAACGGAAGCGTACACGTTTGTAGCTTACACCAGCCTGACACTTGCCGTGTTTTTACTCGTTGCTGTTACCGCAACATGCGTGCTGTATCG ACACTTGAGATTATCAGCTGATCTGAACAACATGTCTTGGAGAATCAGACCGGAAGAGCTACTTCTTGAAATAGGGAGACCCGTCTCTTCGAAGATTAATTTACATCAGGCTATATCCGACGTGAAC aATTTTGGATTGGAACAACGTATTCGTCGAGGATCACAGTTTAGTTATGAATCTCTACCACCGACCACGGTATTCACTACCGTTGGAATTTATAAAGGTGAAAGGGTGGCAATTAAGAAAATCACCAAGAAGAAAGTGGTCGACGTCACGAAGAAGCTTCTGTGGGAGATTAAACAAGTTCGAGATGTTACTTCTGAAAATACTGTCAG GTTTATCGGTGCTTGTCTCTGTTCTCCTTCGCCGACGGTCTTGATCCTGACAGAGTACTGTCCGCGAGGATCCTTGAAGGATGTGCTTGAGAATGATGCTATAAAATTGGAttggaattttcgaatgtctTTGATTCACGACATCGTCAAG GGAATGTCTTATCTCCATGCCAGTGAAGTTTCAGCTCATGGAAAGCTTCGCTCCTGCAATTGTTTGATCGATGGTCGTTTCGTTCTAAAGATCTCAGACTTCGGTCTGAAAACTCTTACGACCCCTTCAGACTTGATTATGGATGATAATTATTATACTA AATTACTGTGGATCGCGCCAGAACTTTTACCATTAACTGTGACACCAGGAAGCGTGGCTACTCAGAAAGGGGATGTTTACAGTTTTGCGATTATTTTAGAGGAAATTGTTGTTCGAGGAGGTCCATACGAAACTGTTAAGGCATTCGTGTCTTCCCAAGAA ATTGTAAACAGAGTTGCAGCATCCGAAATACCACCGTTTAGACCGGAAGTAATGCCGAAGGACTGTCCACCAGATATTTTATCCTTGATGGAGAGATGCTGGAACGAGATACAGGAGGAACGACCAACTTTTCATACGATTCGTGGAACGATACGTGGCATTATGAA AGGTTACTGTGAAAATTTAATGGATGACTTGTTAAGACGAATGGAACAGTATGCAAACAATTTGGAAGCTCTGGTTGAAGAAAAAACAGAACAATTGAGTTTAGAGAAACGACGAAGCGAAGAACTTCTGTATCAAGTACTTCCAAG GCAAGTGGCGTGTCAGCTAATGGCCGGGGAACTGGTACAACCAGAACAGTTTGAATGCGTGACAATTTACTTTAGCGACATCGTTGGTTTTACGGCCCTTTGTGCGCAAAGCACCCCCATGGAGGTGGTTGATTTTCTTAACGACCTTTACAGTACCTTTGATCGTATCATTGAATTCTATGACGTTTACAAG GTGGAGACAATAGGAGACGCTTACATGGTAGTATCCGGTCTACCAGAAAGAAACGGTGATGAACACGCCAGAGAAATTGGTTTGATGGCTTTGGCAATTCTCGATTCGGTACGCTCTTTCACTATAATGCACAAACAAAACACACAACTGAGCGTTAGAATAGGTGTTCACAGTGGGCCAGTTTGTGCTGGTGTTGTGGGTCAAAAGATGCCCCATTACTGTCTATTTGGTGACACAGTGAATACAGCATCAAGGATGGAATCTTCAGGATTGC CTCTATGTATACATGTGTCGGAAGCAACGAAATGCATACTGGATAAATTTGGAACGTTTGATTTGGAGCTAAGGGGCGAGGTGGAGTTAAAAGGAAAAGGTAAAGTTACTTCTTATTGGTTAAAGGGTTGTTCAGAACCTGATCCAAGACCCCCAAGTCCAAAATATCGTAAGCATAGCGTTAGTACGCCGGAAAACAATCTGAATCCTTTAATTTTCCCACCGAACAACATTAACGGCCTCAAAACAAATAACAACACGTTTATTAATTTGTCCGAGTTACAATAG
- the LOC117604708 gene encoding atrial natriuretic peptide receptor 1 isoform X4, with protein MASHLNSPFDLERCGPAVDLALAEVNDFLSVHNVQLRKVQGSYPSCSGAAAPGLAADMHFRDNVIAFIGPACAFALEPVARLAAYWNTPIITGMGDQPPSEGELSVTSGILGRINKWKNESSGIFKDKSKYPTLTRMSYCQCRLRLVFSSIFKEFGWSHVALLLDRSDLFSWTVGKNLEYGLRKEGLLKFVRELDGNSEDEPYQFYLRDASMYARVVILSVRGTLVRKFMLAAHDLGMTKGDWAFLDVEIFQGSYWGDHDWELGDEDDAVARKAYEALLRVSLLQPTSPRFQDFAETVRQRALTDYSYSFSEGEEVNFFIGAFYDGVYLLGIALNETLSQGGDIRDGISITRRMWDRDFIGITGHVRIDDNGDRDADYSILDLDPITGRFEVVAHYLGLNREYSPVSGKKIHWPGGREGPPADVPECGFLENDPACTSRTEAYTFVAYTSLTLAVFLLVAVTATCVLYRHLRLSADLNNMSWRIRPEELLLEIGRPVSSKINLHQAISDVNNFGLEQRIRRGSQFSYESLPPTTVFTTVGIYKGERVAIKKITKKKVVDVTKKLLWEIKQVRDVTSENTVRFIGACLCSPSPTVLILTEYCPRGSLKDVLENDAIKLDWNFRMSLIHDIVKVEQGMSYLHASEVSAHGKLRSCNCLIDGRFVLKISDFGLKTLTTPSDLIMDDNYYTKLLWIAPELLPLTVTPGSVATQKGDVYSFAIILEEIVVRGGPYETVKAFVSSQEIVNRVAASEIPPFRPEVMPKDCPPDILSLMERCWNEIQEERPTFHTIRGTIRGIMKGYCENLMDDLLRRMEQYANNLEALVEEKTEQLSLEKRRSEELLYQVLPRQVACQLMAGELVQPEQFECVTIYFSDIVGFTALCAQSTPMEVVDFLNDLYSTFDRIIEFYDVYKVETIGDAYMVVSGLPERNGDEHAREIGLMALAILDSVFTVGQFVLVLWVKRCPITVYLVTQ; from the exons ATGGCTTCTCATTTGAATAGTCCTTTCGATCTTGAGAGATGTGGACCAGCTGTCGACCTAGCCTTGGCCGAAGTGAACGACTTCTTAAGTGTTCACAATGTGCAATTGCGTAAAGTTCAAGGAAG cTATCCATCCTGCAGCGGAGCCGCAGCACCCGGTTTAGCAGCCGACATGCACTTCCGGGACAACGTGATCGCTTTCATCGGTCCAGCTTGCGCCTTCGCCCTTGAACCTGTTGCAAGACTCGCGGCTTACTGGAACACTCCTATAATCACAGGAATGGGTGATCAA CCACCGTCGGAAGGTGAACTATCCGTAACATCAGGCATCCTTGGAAGAATCAATAAATGGAAGAACGAGAGCTCG GGAATTTTCAAGGACAAAAGCAAGTATCCAACTTTAACTAGAATGTCTTATTGCCAATGCCGTCTTCGACTGGTGTTCTCCAGTATATTTAAAGAATTCGGATGGTCCCACGTGGCGCTGCTATTGGACAGATCTGATTTATTCTCATGGACAGTTGGTAAAAACTTGGAGTACGGATTACGGAAAGAAGGATTGCTAAAGTTTGTCAGAGAACTGGATGGTAACTCGGAAGATGAaccttatcaattttatttgcgCGATGCCAGCATGTATGCCAGAG TGGTGATTCTCAGCGTCCGAGGTACCCTTGTCAGGAAATTCATGCTGGCTGCTCATGATCTAGGGATGACTAAGGGTGACTGGGCGTTCCTTGACGTGGAAATATTTCAG GGTTCCTATTGGGGTGACCACGATTGGGAGCTCGGCGACGAGGATGACGCTGTCGCCAGGAAAGCGTACGAGGCTCTTTTAAGAGTGTCTCTTTTGCAACCCACAAGTCCAAGATTCCAGGATTTCGCTGAGACTGTCCGTCAAAGAGCTTTAACAGACTACAGTTACTCGTTCTCAGAAGGAGAGGAA GTGAACTTCTTCATAGGAGCCTTCTATGATGGCGTATATTTGTTGGGGATAGCTTTGAACGAAACTCTGTCGCAAGGAGGAGACATCAGAGACGGTATATCTATAACCAGGAGAATGTGGGACCGAGATTTCATTGGTATTACAGGACACGTGAGGATTGACGACAATGGAGACCGTGACGCGGATTACAGTATCTTGGATTTGGATCCCATCACGGGAAG GTTCGAGGTGGTCGCTCATTACCTGGGATTGAACCGAGAATATAGTCCAGTCTCTGGTAAGAAGATTCATTGGCCTGGAGGTAGAGAAGGTCCACCCGCGGATGTTCCAGAATGCGGTTTCTTGGAAAACGATCCTGCTTGCACTTCCAGAACGGAAGCGTACACGTTTGTAGCTTACACCAGCCTGACACTTGCCGTGTTTTTACTCGTTGCTGTTACCGCAACATGCGTGCTGTATCG ACACTTGAGATTATCAGCTGATCTGAACAACATGTCTTGGAGAATCAGACCGGAAGAGCTACTTCTTGAAATAGGGAGACCCGTCTCTTCGAAGATTAATTTACATCAGGCTATATCCGACGTGAAC aATTTTGGATTGGAACAACGTATTCGTCGAGGATCACAGTTTAGTTATGAATCTCTACCACCGACCACGGTATTCACTACCGTTGGAATTTATAAAGGTGAAAGGGTGGCAATTAAGAAAATCACCAAGAAGAAAGTGGTCGACGTCACGAAGAAGCTTCTGTGGGAGATTAAACAAGTTCGAGATGTTACTTCTGAAAATACTGTCAG GTTTATCGGTGCTTGTCTCTGTTCTCCTTCGCCGACGGTCTTGATCCTGACAGAGTACTGTCCGCGAGGATCCTTGAAGGATGTGCTTGAGAATGATGCTATAAAATTGGAttggaattttcgaatgtctTTGATTCACGACATCGTCAAGGTAGAGCAG GGAATGTCTTATCTCCATGCCAGTGAAGTTTCAGCTCATGGAAAGCTTCGCTCCTGCAATTGTTTGATCGATGGTCGTTTCGTTCTAAAGATCTCAGACTTCGGTCTGAAAACTCTTACGACCCCTTCAGACTTGATTATGGATGATAATTATTATACTA AATTACTGTGGATCGCGCCAGAACTTTTACCATTAACTGTGACACCAGGAAGCGTGGCTACTCAGAAAGGGGATGTTTACAGTTTTGCGATTATTTTAGAGGAAATTGTTGTTCGAGGAGGTCCATACGAAACTGTTAAGGCATTCGTGTCTTCCCAAGAA ATTGTAAACAGAGTTGCAGCATCCGAAATACCACCGTTTAGACCGGAAGTAATGCCGAAGGACTGTCCACCAGATATTTTATCCTTGATGGAGAGATGCTGGAACGAGATACAGGAGGAACGACCAACTTTTCATACGATTCGTGGAACGATACGTGGCATTATGAA AGGTTACTGTGAAAATTTAATGGATGACTTGTTAAGACGAATGGAACAGTATGCAAACAATTTGGAAGCTCTGGTTGAAGAAAAAACAGAACAATTGAGTTTAGAGAAACGACGAAGCGAAGAACTTCTGTATCAAGTACTTCCAAG GCAAGTGGCGTGTCAGCTAATGGCCGGGGAACTGGTACAACCAGAACAGTTTGAATGCGTGACAATTTACTTTAGCGACATCGTTGGTTTTACGGCCCTTTGTGCGCAAAGCACCCCCATGGAGGTGGTTGATTTTCTTAACGACCTTTACAGTACCTTTGATCGTATCATTGAATTCTATGACGTTTACAAG GTGGAGACAATAGGAGACGCTTACATGGTAGTATCCGGTCTACCAGAAAGAAACGGTGATGAACACGCCAGAGAAATTGGTTTGATGGCTTTGGCAATTCTCGATTCG GTGTTCACAGTGGGCCAGTTTGTGCTGGTGTTGTGGGTCAAAAGATGCCCCATTACTGTCTATTTGGTGACACAGTGA